A single Bacillus sp. HMF5848 DNA region contains:
- a CDS encoding SDR family NAD(P)-dependent oxidoreductase: MLNTSSIECLGANFGHAAYSASKAGLHGLTRSVTVDQ, from the coding sequence ATTCTCAATACTAGTTCAATTGAATGTTTGGGAGCCAACTTCGGGCATGCTGCCTACTCCGCCTCTAAGGCTGGTCTTCATGGGCTGACTCGTTCGGTGACGGTGGATCAGTAA